In Chthoniobacterales bacterium, the genomic stretch ATCAAGTTTTACATTTGCGCGTCCGGGATGAGAAGCGTCCGAGGCTGAAATGAATCGCGATTTGATCATCATTGAAGAGACCTCAACTGGCTATTCCGCCTACTCGCCGGATGTGCCCCGCCTGCATGGCGACGGGACGCACCCAGCCCGAGGTGGAAAATGAGATGCACGACGCTATCGAATTCCATCTCGAAGGATTACAAGCGGAGGGAATGCCGATTCCCGAGCCGTTGCGCTAAAACAACGCTCACTTCCGGTTTTTGTCCGCCAGGGCCATCAAACCGATCATCGCTATCACGAGAACTCCGAACGCGACCGAAGCTCGAGCATTAACCGCGTATATCAACTCAAGAACGCCTTGCACCACAAGAATGCCGCCAATCCAGCCTGCCGCGAAGATGAATATCGACAGCTTGCGGTTCTTCGTTGGCAGGCCGTCTCTAAAAATTATCGTAGTACCGACGAGAAGGGGCAAAGCTAAAGCAAATTTCCACATAGCGCCGCGGTCTACGTCTTGTGGATCAGACTTAACCGCTAACTGTGTAATTGCGACAAAAGATGCGCCCGCGAGAGCAGCGAACAGAGCGCTGAAAACTCTTTCGTATTTCGGACTCATGAAGCGATCTTATCACGGTGAAACCGAAGAGCGAATTCGACTGCCGGCTACCGGTCACTTCGAAGCGTTCCGCGACAATGGACAGGGTGGCTCGCAGATAGCTTGGTCATAATCTCGCCGAGATTTGAACGCCGTTGCTTCAAAACGTGCTTTTGACGGCGACGCAGCGCCCCCCCACAGCTCAAACTTCCACCCGCGCTCCGAGCTCAACGACCCCGTTCGGGGGGAGGCAGAAGTAGGAGGTGACGTCGCCGGCGTTTCGGGTCATCCAGGCAAAGATGGAGCCGCGCCAGGAGGAGAGACCGAGTTTGCGGGTGGCGAGGATCGTTTCCCGGCCGATGAAGTACGTCGTCCGCATCGGATTGAACTGGACGCGCTTTTCGTTCGCGGTTTTCAAGGCGGCGGGGACGTCCGGTTTTTCCATGAAACCAAAGTGAATCTGGACTCGCCAGAAACCTTCCTCCAGTTGTTCGATCGCGACCCGGTCTTTCGAGTTGGTCAGATATGGGACTTCCTCGGTTCGGACGGTCAACACGACCACCTGTTGGTGCAGGACTTTGTTGTGCTTGAGATTGTGGAGAAGGGCGAGGGGAGTTCCGTCGCGATTTCCCGACATGTAAACTCCGGTCCCGGGCACGCGCGGGATATTTTGGCTTTTCAGATCGGAAAGAAAACCATCGAGCGGGAGGCACATCTCGCCGAGCCGGTTCCGCAGGACGCGGCGCCCTTTTCGCCAGGTCAACATCAGAAACAGAATGCAGGCCGAGACCAGGAGCGGAAACCAGCCGCCGTGCGCGACCTTGAGCATGTTGGCGCTGAAGAAGGCGAGGTCGATGATGATGAAAAACGCGGCCACGGGCAGCGCCGCGAACGCCGGCCAATGCCAGCGACGCCGGGCCACGACATAAAAGAGGATCGTGGTAATCAGCATTGTCGTCGTGATGGCCACGCCGTAAGCGGCGGCGAGGTTGCTCGAAGATCCGAAGCCGAGCACGAGGCCGATGGAGGAAAGCATCAGCGCCCAATTAACGATGGGCACGTAGATCTGGCCGATAATTCTTGCCGACGTGTATTTCACTTTCAGGCGTGGCATGTAACCGAGCTGAATCGCCTGCATGGTCAGCGAAAACGCGCCGCTAATGATGGCCTGCGACGCAATCACGGCCGCGGCCGTGGCCAGGATGACCATTGGGAAAAGTGTCCAGGAAGGGGTCATGTGGAAAAACGGATTCACGGCGGCATCGGGGTGCCGGAGCAGGAGCGCGCCTTGCCCGAAATAATTCAGGGTCAACGCCGGGAGTACCACCGCAAACCAGGTCAGACGAATCGGTCGCGTCCCGAAATGCCCGATGTCGGCATAGAGCGCCTCACCGCCGGTGATGGCGAGGAAGACGGCACCGAGAACCACGAATCCGCGGGAACCGTTGTTCACGAAAAATTGGATTCCCTGGAGGGGATTAATCGCCGAGAGCACTTCCGGAACGCGCTGGATTTGGTGAATTCCAAGCAGCGCGATCGCGGCAAACCAGAGTAGCGTCACCGGGCCAAAGACTTTGCCCACGCCGGTGGTTCCGCGGGATTGGAAGAGGAACAAACCGATCAGGATCACGATCGCGATCGGGACGACGAACCGATTGAGCAGCGGCGTCGCCACATCCAATCCTTCGACGGCGCTCATGACCGAGATGGCGGGCGTGATCATG encodes the following:
- a CDS encoding type II toxin-antitoxin system HicB family antitoxin, with protein sequence MKRPQLAIPPTRRMCPACMATGRTQPEVENEMHDAIEFHLEGLQAEGMPIPEPLR
- a CDS encoding potassium transporter Kup yields the protein MNSAPPTLTADPPKVTPQLPAATESKDHKKRLLFLCLASLGIVYGDIGTSPLYALRECFYGPHAIPPSPANVIGVLSLILWSLLLIISVKYLILILRADNRGEGGILALATLVTDVVRRGKIFFLLGLFGAALLYADGMITPAISVMSAVEGLDVATPLLNRFVVPIAIVILIGLFLFQSRGTTGVGKVFGPVTLLWFAAIALLGIHQIQRVPEVLSAINPLQGIQFFVNNGSRGFVVLGAVFLAITGGEALYADIGHFGTRPIRLTWFAVVLPALTLNYFGQGALLLRHPDAAVNPFFHMTPSWTLFPMVILATAAAVIASQAIISGAFSLTMQAIQLGYMPRLKVKYTSARIIGQIYVPIVNWALMLSSIGLVLGFGSSSNLAAAYGVAITTTMLITTILFYVVARRRWHWPAFAALPVAAFFIIIDLAFFSANMLKVAHGGWFPLLVSACILFLMLTWRKGRRVLRNRLGEMCLPLDGFLSDLKSQNIPRVPGTGVYMSGNRDGTPLALLHNLKHNKVLHQQVVVLTVRTEEVPYLTNSKDRVAIEQLEEGFWRVQIHFGFMEKPDVPAALKTANEKRVQFNPMRTTYFIGRETILATRKLGLSSWRGSIFAWMTRNAGDVTSYFCLPPNGVVELGARVEV